In the genome of Nycticebus coucang isolate mNycCou1 chromosome 12, mNycCou1.pri, whole genome shotgun sequence, the window acctatgagttaaggtaatccacctgccttggcctcccaagtgctgggattacagcatgagccactgcgcctggcaaatctggatttttttattattattatttaaatctctCTGTTAAATTTTCCTGATAAATTTACGAATTGCCTTGTCTGTGTTATCTTGGAGATCACTGAGTGTCTTTAAAACTTCTATTATGAATTCTTGGTTAGAGAGCACACATACTGCTGTCTCAGTATGATCAGTCACTGGGTTCTATCTCTATCCACTGAGTTTCTGGTTCCCTGTTTGGTGTATACAACACCCATGTCTTTGTGTTGAAGGATTAGCTATTTATTCCACTCTTCTCTATCTGACTTTCTTTGATTTATAGTGGATATGTTGGTTTAAATAGTCTTTTTAATTtacttgttgattttcttttctttttttcccccactagGTTACTGCCGCCTGTTCATGACTACATGGCACTTTATTCCAGGTCAGCCTCAGTTCTAGTAAGCAAGTAGGGGAAGTCCCAAAATATTGTGGTAGTGTGGGAAGGCTGGTTAGTGGTTTATTTCCAGGGGACCTGCAGAACAAATCTCCTACTGTGTGGCTGCTGAACATCAAACCTGATTTAGCATCTTTTTTGGttgagtaacagaatggagttTCCAGGCCTGAGGAGAGTAGCCCCACCTACTCCAAGAACTGAATCATCCTGATATTTGAGTTCTGGGATATTACTGGTGATAATCTCAGTgctggttttctgtttgcttgtttgtttgttatatGGGAGAGTGAAACTAGCTTGTTTCTACATCATCTTGGAATCAGAAGTttcctaaatgtatttatttttatttttcaggtgcTATGGGCAGACATAAAAAGACTATTGCAACTAGTGCTGCTTTAGTAATAATTATGGTAATTTCTGTACTAGTGACTAAAATAGGTAAGTTTCATCCTTAATTAtctcacttttttgtttgtttgtttttttttgtggctttcaATTGTTTGATTActtatttcagaaaatagaatagtATGGGATATTTTCCAACTCAATTTTAGAGGACAGTGCAGTCTCAGTGTTAATCACTGACATCAGTATTATATGAAAGGGAAAATGTGTGTCAAACTAGATTATTATTGAAATATTAAGATAAACTATATTTCCTTTGTAAGTTGCGCTAACATTTGTATTATTCTAAGAATTTCTCTATGTTTTCACTTCTGGAATTGCTAATTTgtgctttatttctctctttaaaatttttaaaaatcagttttcctACTGGTCTGTCCTACTTTAGCTTATTCAACAAAAGCCAACTTATGACTTGTTGAATTTTGCTATATTTCATTGATTTGctagtcaattgatttttgttcttttttaaaaaaattgtcattcTACTTGAGCTTTAATTCATCACTTAATAACTTTCTGAGATagatatttgtcttttcaaaaaatccatctttctatctttcttttaaaaacattaatttcccTCTAACCTTTAAAGGAGTACATGTGTCTCAAAAGTTTAGTTGTTATCCCTTAAGTTTGGATAtgcattgtgtgtgtatatgtatatatgtgtgtgtattaacaTGGTATATTAGGTGTGTGGGTATATATTCATAGCACATATTAGATATACCAAAATTTATAGTGTAGCTGTCCTCCAGTTCCTTTGATGACTTCTCTGAGTTGTGAGCTGTATAGCCTTGCATTGTTTAATTTAGAAGTTTTGtgatattctaattttatttttgttattgacaTATGGCTTAATTCTACTACAGTCAGATGACATGCTGTAAATGtcttcaatcttttaaaattttggtttcCACTTTATTGTCCTGTATCATGGTACGTATTCTATACATACcttaaaagaatgtgtattttatagCTGTTGTACCTAGCTCTCTAGGTATGTCAATTGGCTTAGCTCTGTTAGTCGTGGTGTTCAGATATGAGTATCCTTATATGTTGACAGTAGGTGACAATTTAGCTAATTATTTTGTTACTGTGCCCATAGGCCACTGATGTAGCATTCATAACTGATAATTGGACCAATGCCTTAACAGTGAATGACACTGGAAAACCAAAATCATATTTCATCCTTCAGGTTCTGTTCCTTTAGTGTCACTCTTGGTATCAAAAACGGATTCAGTCTGTGTGtgctcagaaaaacaaacacatattaAGAATAAGACTTGGATATAGAAATTATGTGAATGTGAGAGAATCTGGGGACTGATGCATAACTGAAGTCTAGTGCTGTATGGCTATAGGAGAAATTATCGTTAATGATACTGGCTTGAGGTGCCAAtgtgtttggagaacacagatAATACTAGAGGAAATTCTTAGAAGCTAAGATATCTAGCTGCCAAGAGTGCAAGAGGGAACTCCGAGGTCCATGAAGCCCCTACCTCAGGATCTGTAAGAATAATATCTTTCGCTTTAGTTCCACTTTCCAAGTCTCAACGTGGGTTCCTTTCATTAACCAACCTAGAACTACACAGTGATGATGGTACCTCGCTGACAACAGGAAATCCGGTGTCTTGTTAcatattctgttttattgttttagttatttctttgaaCATTGAAGCATGTATCTTAGATTTATTAGagtctaagatttttttttttttgaaacaaagtctcactttgttgcccccagtagagtgccgtggcgtcacacctcaaagcaacctctaactcttgggctcaagtgattctcttgcctcagccccctgagtagctgggactacaggcacctaccacaacacttggctattttttagagatggggtctcactctagttcaggctggtctcaaactagtggGCTCAGACAGTctgcccacttcagcctcccaaaattcaGGGATTATACGAATGAGACTTCATTGTATTTCCTTTACCCAGAAATGGCAAGGTTGATGCATAGAAGTAGAATACTACTGGTTTTCCAGTAAGGAATGCTTGTATGTCACGTAAGGTTGGATTTGAAACGAATGTAAGGGCCCTGCTAAATTCTAAACTTATGTTTTACCTAACATGACCAAaggagtataatttttttcaacctATTATGTGAAAGGTTATACAAATCTGGTTATGAACATAGTCTTTTACATCACAATCCTGTCTTTCTCTAATGATGCAAAAATACAGTAGCATATTCTTCTATATGGTTTTTAGAAGATGTCtttgtcattttcatttgtaGCAGTTCAACATCCTCGAAGTTTTTGCCCAGATGATTGGATTGGTTTCCAAGACAAGTGTTATCATTTCTCTGAAAAAGAAGGGGATTGGGAATCAAGTAGAGGCAACTGTTCCAAAGAACATGCTGACCTAACGACGATTGACAATGAGAAAGAAATGGTAAGTAATTTAATAAGTATTCCTTCTGAATTACCTTGCACTGAgcattagaaatatttaaatattacagtTTGAAAAGCCTTTTATTCATGCCTATCTATGCAGAATGTTGAAGGTGTTTAGAATATGCTGtttgagattaaaagaaaaactggggattttttttttttttgtaaagtgtaGCACTTACATTAAGTAATAGACTTGATATTTAGCTTTGTATTTTAAAGAGTGTAAGTAGAAGAGATTGATAATATTTGGAAATCTTTTACTCTACCAAGAAAAGGGAATTCAGTTCTCCATTATACTTGCTTTGAATAAATTTACTCTTCATTATTCTCTACCTTGTTTTACCATCGGAACACTTCATCAAAATGCTCTATACCACTATTGCAAAAGTGAAATCGAAAATTCCCCCAGACGAAAATATGAGCTTCCACCCTATATCTTATCTGAAACTGCATCCTTGGCTGTATCACACAAAATCAGATCAAATGAAAAGTCTAATGGATCCTTGTTATCAGTTACATGACAAAATCCCTGTGAGTAAGAAAACTTTCCAAGAATTTTCACAAGGGATAGTAAAATGGTACCTCTTTGTTTGAAATTCGTTCTTTTCCCCTACTCCCTTAAATGGTACCTTTACCTTTATTTAATCTCCTTAAGAGACATATTACACAAAAGGTAATATaacttgattaatttttttgGCAAATAATGAGCAATCAAGAAGTATTTCATGTGAAGCAGAATAGCACAacattcaacattgttaaaagacAGCTGTGTGTTATTTCTGTGGTGAGCAAAGTATATTTATACAATCTACCTGAAGATTGGTTCACATTTAAATGTATGTCAATCAGGCTGGTTCATTTATAGATCAGTGCAAAGAAACTAAACTATTTTGCAAGCAACTAACTATGGAAAACTTAATAAAACATGGAAAGCTAGATGTGGGGTAAAAGGTTATTCAAGCCTATTAAttccagcactccaggaggcaaaggcaggtagagtgcttgagctcaggaagtggagaccagcctgagcaacgagaccctatctctactaaaaatagaaacaacagctgggtgttgtggcaggtgcctgtagtcccagtcaggcgtcctcaaactttttaaataggaggccagttcactgtccctcagactgttggagggctggactatagttttaaaaaacactatgaacaaattcctatgcacaccgcacatatcttattttgaagtaaaaaaacaaaacgggaacaaatacaatcacaccacctcatgtggcccagggGCCgcagaagcaagaggatcatttgagcccaagaatttgaggttgctgtgagctatgatgataccacagcactctacccagtgtgacagagtgagactctgtctaaaaaaaaagaaaagaaaagaaaaggtaaatgtgTTAAAAGACTGAAGAACTGAGGTGGAAGCATAATTTAATAGGAAGGGCTTCCATAGCCAGTGGTGTCACTGCTGAATTTTGTAGGAGTTTTGAATATGAACATTCTAAGAAATCCTCTGACTGCTCCCTTATAGTTCCTCTTGAAGGAAAGAAAGCTAAATTAGCAGCAAGAAAGTGTTAATGAAAAGTTTGaaggataaagaaatgaaaacacaatcaatattaaaaaatatttactataggAATCCTGTCAACAAAGATTGacaaaaaatagtgaaaatcGGGGAACACAACGAAGTAcgtaaaaataattaatgttcaATCTGGAAGAAATCATTAAATGTTTCAGGGAAGAATGGTTGTATTGTTTGTATCAAAAGACTGATCATAAAATATACCAATGTATTTTGAAGATCATGGGTAGCTAATGAACTACACACACTGGAAAAGTTTAAGTGACAAATGGAATGAGGTAAAGCTGTTTATGAAGGAGTGAGGAAGTAATTTATAGAAGACTGTTAATagattgtttatttaaaattgtttaattaaaatattgtgTATTTAGAACTATAACGTTTTTCTAAGTTAAATAAGTTTGGATGaagtttgtttataaaatatttttcatatttatttccaCCAATTTATAATTCTTGCATTTTAACAAGGAGCTAAATGGGGCATTGCTTTATTGAGCAAATATTGGTTAACATTTTTCACGTGGCAGGCTTTGGGAAACACACCACCCAGTTCCCTGTCACCAAGACCATTGAATGTCATTGAAAATTCTCAATTATCTAATAATATGTACCCTGTTGGTTTCTTCGAGGGTGAGGGGAAACTTCTCCTTTCCCTTAAAATTtctctgaaagatcaactcacaatgaAGGAAAATTCATAAGTGGAAGCAGTTTATTTACTGTGTGCATAGGGAGAATCACAGATTATTCCATATCCCAGTGGAATagagtaattattattattattttttaagagacagagtctcactttattgctcttggtagagtactgtggtgtcacagctcacagcaacctccaactcctggacttaggcgattctcttacctcaggctcccaagtagctgggactacaggcgcccgccacaatgcccagctatttttttttcgttgcagtttggccagggctgggtttgaatccaccaccctcggtatatggggctggcaccttactgactaagccacaggtgccacttgaatagagttatttttatatactCTTTTTGGAGGGGCCAGGAAGATGACAAATAtgggtaattctgtttaggggctATAAATAGTTTCTAAGcaggatgaatggatggaggaAATACattgacttgtaaatgattctctttgcaaattaaacttgagagacaggtattgtatttaaaataatttgagccAGG includes:
- the CLEC2B gene encoding C-type lectin domain family 2 member B isoform X3, whose product is MTQSIQMKAFTERASSSETNGQGADKKKQGYCRLFMTTWHFIPGAMGRHKKTIATSAALVIIMVISVLVTKIAVQHPRSFCPDDWIGFQDKCYHFSEKEGDWESSRGNCSKEHADLTTIDNEKEMFRISEIQNWFYRAKVKVSAELPSECTRGESEAACTPRLTVTSCEPLCSSYLL